One window of Cohnella hashimotonis genomic DNA carries:
- a CDS encoding S-layer homology domain-containing protein, translating into MLGMEQFERMKKKGRALRLIFISFMLTAVLMHTADAYGASTANHLAAGITSNGSVPLNDIGGHWAKQAIETAVSKGYIKGYPDGTFKPNKEVTRAEFVKMVSDSLHLPVKPAATGAKWYTPYVSALKAAALLQDSDLGTAWDGQMNRTEMSKLLVRGTDDSVRGKKVTDGEALFKSASAGLIGGIADGTLNEKGTTTRAEAVAVIERLSTVRAGGKLTADKNAVQNAAIIYKGTNLEEIWGTKPVTLPYKLDIKTKVEVTLNKMIIVDLDDPKSPLRNKFKKLVRYPDVKIIQSKAYVVALHITIKNPAVQGHNLYSFNTDSVIPNQSWGYHLVYEDENINAFPILNAMWLDKIATQSGWYMMVIDKSVIDQHPEKKVPMLITFNGYRLMFGETEVQQ; encoded by the coding sequence ATGTTGGGTATGGAACAATTCGAACGGATGAAGAAAAAGGGGCGCGCCTTGCGACTCATATTTATTTCCTTTATGTTGACGGCGGTACTCATGCACACGGCTGACGCATACGGCGCTTCGACGGCAAACCATCTGGCAGCTGGAATAACGTCTAATGGATCCGTACCGTTGAACGACATCGGCGGCCACTGGGCCAAGCAAGCGATCGAGACCGCAGTTAGCAAAGGCTACATTAAGGGATACCCGGATGGCACATTTAAGCCGAACAAAGAAGTTACGCGCGCGGAATTTGTGAAAATGGTCTCGGATTCGCTGCACCTTCCAGTTAAGCCCGCCGCTACAGGCGCGAAGTGGTACACGCCGTACGTATCGGCGCTGAAAGCAGCTGCGCTTTTGCAGGATAGTGACCTGGGCACGGCCTGGGACGGTCAGATGAACCGCACGGAAATGTCCAAGCTGCTTGTTCGCGGCACAGATGATTCCGTTCGCGGTAAGAAGGTAACGGATGGCGAAGCATTATTTAAATCGGCTTCGGCCGGGCTGATCGGCGGGATCGCGGACGGTACATTGAACGAGAAAGGAACGACGACACGGGCGGAGGCCGTGGCCGTGATCGAACGGCTTTCGACGGTTCGGGCGGGGGGCAAGTTGACGGCGGACAAGAATGCCGTGCAGAACGCGGCCATCATCTATAAAGGAACTAACCTGGAAGAAATTTGGGGCACAAAACCAGTCACCTTGCCGTACAAGTTAGATATCAAAACAAAAGTAGAAGTAACGCTCAATAAAATGATCATTGTAGATTTGGATGATCCTAAGTCGCCGTTGCGGAATAAATTCAAAAAACTTGTACGTTATCCGGACGTTAAAATCATCCAAAGCAAAGCTTACGTCGTGGCTTTGCATATTACGATAAAAAACCCTGCGGTGCAGGGGCATAATCTTTATTCTTTTAATACCGACAGCGTCATCCCTAATCAAAGCTGGGGATACCATCTTGTTTATGAGGACGAAAATATTAATGCCTTTCCTATCTTGAACGCTATGTGGTTGGACAAAATCGCTACACAAAGCGGATGGTACATGATGGTCATTGACAAATCTGTTATTGATCAACACCCAGAGAAGAAGGTTCCAATGCTAATTACTTTCAACGGATACAGATTGATGTTTGGAGAAACTGAGGTCCAGCAGTAA
- a CDS encoding GT-D fold domain-containing protein: protein MRRSKAVSRRGKWSGRRGVGGPGRKGRMRRRKLRPSVRAANETQQRESPGYDEGYREGLYDGGERLLEAALPGDRIVPDISVAEVLAAGIPHVLTRSIRLLGPQELCNELEDALASGRPYSVVRLGDGELLTLAQDTLKPAAEIARESPFLSYAGVAAPDSAARDVLAAAIRRATVVGVPLSRRPNYQPLLFEALRRNGVPPESLRLTSSMVNYALHESGLLMRLAAGKRIVIVGNSAEALARALRGAGLEVVHTVVPVDGVADYASAVERAAAVPFDLALVSAGVAAVPICVLLAERTGKAAFDFGHMADRLGGTATPAGE from the coding sequence TTGAGGCGATCTAAAGCGGTATCCCGCAGGGGCAAATGGAGCGGCAGGCGAGGCGTAGGCGGTCCCGGGCGCAAGGGGCGGATGCGGCGCAGGAAGCTGCGGCCCTCGGTCCGAGCCGCTAACGAAACGCAGCAGCGGGAGTCCCCCGGCTATGACGAAGGCTACCGGGAGGGTCTTTACGATGGCGGCGAGCGCTTGCTCGAGGCCGCCTTGCCGGGCGACCGGATCGTGCCCGACATCTCGGTGGCCGAGGTTCTCGCAGCGGGAATTCCTCACGTGCTGACGCGAAGCATTCGATTGCTCGGTCCGCAGGAGCTATGCAACGAGCTGGAAGACGCACTCGCGAGCGGTCGGCCGTACAGTGTCGTCCGGCTGGGAGACGGGGAACTGCTCACGCTGGCCCAGGATACGTTAAAGCCGGCGGCGGAGATCGCTCGGGAAAGTCCTTTTCTCTCGTATGCAGGGGTAGCTGCGCCGGACAGCGCAGCCAGAGACGTACTCGCGGCAGCCATTCGCAGAGCGACGGTCGTCGGCGTGCCGCTGTCGCGCAGACCGAACTACCAGCCGCTGCTGTTCGAGGCGCTCCGGCGCAACGGCGTACCGCCGGAGTCGCTGCGCCTAACGAGTTCTATGGTCAATTATGCGCTGCACGAGTCGGGCCTTTTGATGAGGCTAGCCGCCGGCAAGCGGATCGTCATCGTCGGCAACAGCGCGGAGGCGCTGGCGCGCGCGCTGCGCGGCGCCGGTCTCGAGGTCGTCCATACGGTCGTGCCGGTGGACGGCGTCGCGGATTATGCCAGCGCCGTGGAACGGGCGGCCGCCGTGCCGTTCGATCTGGCGCTCGTGTCCGCGGGCGTCGCGGCGGTCCCGATCTGCGTCTTGCTGGCCGAGCGGACCGGCAAAGCCGCCTTCGACTTCGGCCATATGGCAGACAGGCTGGGCGGGACGGCAACGCCCGCGGGAGAATAG
- a CDS encoding CgeB family protein: MAKIVGVRRKKAIAASRKRRSRATAGVDAFGLGWQHGYWYGQCESIVQRTIVPSYIRELHVLFITSGKGFPYSPLDEAVGQTLMQLVSRLSVLSPKDDIVGYASREMPALAIVLDGLDFPVSTIDTLRSLGIRTAIWFTDDPYYTEVTADLAPHYDFVFTLERNCVPFYEQRGCARVHYLPLGVHTSDFRPRNPRHEIRGDICFIGSAYWNRIRLFEELLPRMARRSFKLSGLWWDRLSDYPRWRDRIDLGKWMGPLETAEQYNAHKIVINVHRAHDDSTFNRNLYNIPAVSPNPRTFEIAACGTLLMSDNREDLAQFYTPGVEIVTYDSAQDMADKMDYYLAHEEERRQIALRGLYRTLRDHTYVSRLSQLLDLATIPLA, from the coding sequence TTGGCTAAGATCGTCGGAGTACGCAGAAAAAAAGCGATCGCGGCGTCGAGAAAGAGACGCAGCCGCGCTACGGCCGGCGTCGACGCATTCGGCTTGGGCTGGCAGCACGGGTATTGGTACGGCCAATGCGAGTCGATCGTCCAGCGTACGATCGTGCCTTCCTATATCCGGGAGCTACACGTGCTCTTCATTACCTCGGGCAAAGGCTTCCCGTACAGTCCGCTGGACGAAGCGGTCGGACAGACGCTCATGCAGCTCGTGTCCCGGCTGTCCGTGCTGTCGCCGAAGGACGATATCGTCGGCTACGCTTCCCGCGAGATGCCGGCGCTGGCCATCGTGCTGGACGGACTGGATTTTCCCGTTTCCACGATCGACACGCTCCGCTCCCTGGGCATTCGCACCGCGATCTGGTTCACGGACGATCCTTACTACACCGAGGTGACGGCGGATCTGGCGCCGCACTACGACTTCGTGTTCACGCTGGAGCGCAATTGCGTGCCGTTCTACGAGCAGCGAGGCTGCGCCCGCGTTCACTACCTGCCGCTCGGCGTCCACACGTCCGACTTCAGGCCGCGCAATCCGCGGCACGAGATCCGCGGCGACATCTGCTTCATCGGCAGCGCCTACTGGAATCGGATCCGGCTGTTCGAGGAGCTGCTCCCGCGCATGGCGAGACGCAGCTTCAAGCTGTCCGGGCTATGGTGGGATCGGCTGTCGGACTACCCGCGCTGGCGGGATCGGATCGACCTCGGCAAATGGATGGGCCCGCTCGAGACCGCCGAGCAATACAATGCGCACAAGATCGTCATCAACGTCCACCGGGCGCACGACGACAGCACGTTTAACCGCAATCTCTACAATATCCCGGCGGTCTCGCCGAACCCGCGAACCTTCGAGATCGCCGCCTGCGGCACGCTGCTCATGAGCGACAACCGCGAAGACCTGGCCCAGTTTTATACGCCGGGCGTCGAGATCGTCACCTACGACTCGGCGCAGGACATGGCCGACAAGATGGATTATTACCTCGCGCACGAAGAAGAGCGTCGGCAGATCGCCCTTCGCGGACTGTACCGGACGCTGCGGGACCACACGTACGTGTCCCGTCTGTCGCAGCTGCTGGACTTGGCCACGATCCCGCTGGCGTAA
- a CDS encoding restriction endonuclease subunit S, giving the protein MTREEAYYNTLNAIAKMQWNMAMILEAKAFEAEKVRNWLCMHVTTDSIPDHASNLSTSLKIHEQNVELLESLTKLCQGMNRSMKTILTPAGDEEEGGLTGLLDGFGGSNSEG; this is encoded by the coding sequence ATGACGAGAGAGGAAGCCTATTACAATACATTAAACGCGATCGCCAAAATGCAGTGGAACATGGCGATGATCCTGGAAGCGAAGGCCTTCGAGGCGGAGAAGGTGCGCAACTGGCTGTGCATGCACGTCACGACGGACTCGATCCCGGATCATGCGTCCAACCTGTCTACCTCTCTGAAAATTCACGAGCAGAACGTGGAGCTGCTTGAGAGTCTGACCAAGCTGTGCCAGGGCATGAACCGCAGCATGAAAACGATCCTCACGCCCGCCGGCGACGAAGAGGAAGGCGGTCTGACCGGACTGCTCGACGGCTTCGGAGGCAGCAACTCGGAAGGATGA
- a CDS encoding sugar phosphate nucleotidyltransferase, with amino-acid sequence MKAVILAGGSGTRLKPLTYWTNKHLLPVGRYPMICYGIARLREAGVRDIVLVTGRSSLGGFVEVLGSGRDWGVSIVYRVQEEAGGIAQALELARPMLHPGEKFAVLLGDNLFSESVAPYFDDFQRQAEGAMVLLYPVDDPRRYGVPEMDEAGGKILHIEEKPEHPASSYCVTGLYMYHSDVFDIIDGIKPSQRGELEITDVNNAYAHAGKLTFRELSGWWNDAGTFESLEEASGKLKGVLP; translated from the coding sequence TTGAAAGCCGTAATATTGGCAGGCGGCTCAGGAACGCGGCTGAAGCCGCTCACGTATTGGACGAACAAGCATTTGCTGCCCGTCGGCAGGTATCCGATGATCTGCTACGGCATCGCGCGGCTGCGCGAGGCCGGGGTCAGGGATATCGTGCTCGTGACGGGGCGCAGCTCGCTCGGCGGCTTCGTCGAGGTGCTGGGCAGCGGTCGGGACTGGGGCGTTTCGATCGTATACCGGGTGCAGGAGGAGGCGGGCGGCATCGCGCAAGCGCTGGAGCTGGCGCGCCCGATGCTGCATCCGGGCGAGAAGTTCGCGGTGCTGCTCGGGGACAATTTATTCTCTGAGTCGGTCGCGCCGTACTTCGACGATTTCCAGCGCCAGGCGGAAGGTGCGATGGTCCTTCTTTACCCGGTGGACGATCCGCGCCGCTACGGCGTTCCCGAGATGGATGAAGCGGGAGGCAAGATCCTGCACATTGAAGAAAAGCCGGAGCATCCCGCCTCCTCTTACTGCGTGACGGGCCTTTACATGTATCACAGTGACGTGTTCGACATCATCGACGGGATCAAGCCCTCGCAGCGCGGCGAGCTGGAGATCACGGACGTGAACAACGCCTACGCCCATGCGGGCAAGCTGACGTTCCGCGAGCTGTCGGGCTGGTGGAACGACGCGGGAACCTTCGAATCGCTCGAGGAAGCGAGCGGGAAGCTGAAGGGCGTCTTGCCTTGA
- a CDS encoding CgeB family protein, with the protein MPYKRGHRGRRLRRRIRSGQQAAAGRRQGWLEGWRLGACRRIADETPPPAAPRRPWRVMYVPQGFDAIDQGVVAALGATTNLIVAPQAEMLSYAEIYRPDAVLVMNGLHTFPANQREQVEGIRRLGIKTAIWFVDDPYVSADSAEIAPSYDYVFTHERSCVARYAELGCAQAYHLPLAADQELFKPMAVEEAYRTDICFIGVAFHNRVELFDSIADFLKDKKVLIAGSHWDRMRHYGQLSKFVRSGWIEVPETVKYYNGAKIVINMHRTTEPLSDNKNTRHWEGHSINPRTFEIASCGTLQLTDLRPELPEYYRVGQEMASFSNPQELKEIIDYYLRNEEERLKVAARGYRRTRAEHTFVGRVTRLLDTIGLADPAKPPAGEGWTVG; encoded by the coding sequence ATGCCGTACAAGCGCGGACACAGAGGAAGACGCCTTCGCAGGCGCATACGGTCCGGTCAGCAAGCCGCGGCCGGGCGCAGGCAAGGTTGGCTGGAAGGCTGGAGACTGGGCGCCTGCCGTCGGATCGCGGACGAGACGCCGCCCCCCGCCGCGCCTCGCAGGCCTTGGCGCGTTATGTACGTGCCCCAAGGCTTCGACGCGATCGATCAAGGCGTCGTCGCCGCGCTTGGCGCGACGACGAACCTCATCGTCGCGCCGCAGGCGGAGATGCTGTCGTACGCGGAGATCTACCGGCCCGACGCGGTGCTGGTAATGAACGGCCTTCATACGTTTCCCGCCAATCAACGGGAGCAGGTCGAAGGAATCCGGCGTCTTGGCATCAAGACGGCGATCTGGTTCGTGGACGATCCGTACGTATCGGCCGATTCGGCCGAGATCGCACCCAGCTACGACTATGTGTTCACGCACGAGCGAAGCTGCGTGGCGCGGTACGCGGAGCTCGGATGCGCGCAGGCGTATCATTTGCCGCTCGCGGCCGATCAGGAGCTGTTCAAGCCGATGGCCGTCGAAGAGGCATACAGGACGGATATTTGTTTTATCGGCGTTGCCTTTCACAATCGCGTCGAGCTGTTCGACAGCATCGCAGATTTTCTGAAAGACAAGAAGGTGCTCATCGCGGGCAGCCATTGGGACCGGATGCGCCATTACGGCCAGCTGTCGAAGTTCGTCCGCAGCGGCTGGATCGAGGTGCCGGAGACGGTCAAGTACTACAACGGCGCCAAGATCGTCATCAACATGCATCGGACGACGGAGCCGCTGAGCGACAACAAAAACACGCGTCACTGGGAAGGGCACTCCATTAATCCCCGAACGTTCGAGATCGCGTCCTGCGGCACGCTGCAGCTGACGGACCTGCGTCCCGAGCTTCCCGAGTACTATCGGGTGGGGCAGGAGATGGCGTCCTTTTCCAATCCGCAAGAACTGAAGGAAATCATCGATTATTACTTGCGCAATGAAGAGGAGCGGCTGAAGGTAGCGGCCCGGGGCTATCGGCGGACGCGCGCCGAGCACACGTTCGTCGGCCGGGTGACGCGGCTGCTCGATACGATCGGGCTTGCTGATCCCGCGAAGCCGCCCGCAGGGGAGGGATGGACGGTTGGCTAA
- a CDS encoding nucleoside-diphosphate sugar epimerase: MQDLLTEVAVHLSHSHQHMARIMDAKRQVAVRMSQMVTAIPDMHPELSGLDGLLEGSADVTKNIIAYVVGLADMHDALADSLEQIVKAANIPDEE; this comes from the coding sequence ATGCAAGATTTGTTGACCGAAGTGGCGGTTCACCTGTCCCATTCCCACCAGCATATGGCACGCATTATGGATGCGAAACGTCAGGTCGCGGTCCGGATGTCGCAGATGGTCACGGCTATACCGGATATGCACCCCGAATTAAGCGGATTGGACGGACTGCTGGAGGGTTCGGCCGACGTCACCAAAAATATTATCGCTTATGTGGTCGGACTGGCCGATATGCACGACGCGCTGGCGGACAGCCTCGAGCAGATCGTGAAGGCGGCGAACATTCCCGACGAGGAATAA
- the wecB gene encoding non-hydrolyzing UDP-N-acetylglucosamine 2-epimerase translates to MRVVTILGTRPEVIRLSLLTRLLDDLSGRHVIVHTGQNFSPRLNDIFYEEMELRQPDVQITARKETVGAQLSATFAAVEEVLLRERPDRVLLLGDTNSALCAVLAERLGYPVVHMEAGNRCFDLAVPEEKNRRIIDAVSTANLPYTENSKQNLLREGFPVARIFKTGNPIFEVLEHYKAKIDASDVLERLKLQPGGYLLATIHRAENVDDPSRLREIVTGLGMVAEQQGMRLICSLHPRTRSRLTTDMAELIHPLLEFHEPFGFFDFVQLERSTRCALTDSGTVQEECCIFQVPAVTVRRTTERPETVDCGSNIVSGVEARAIARSADAMIRLGTGWQLPEGYGDRQVSAKVAKYVLGGIMDV, encoded by the coding sequence ATGCGAGTCGTCACGATCCTGGGCACGCGGCCGGAGGTTATCCGGCTCAGCCTGCTCACGCGCCTTCTGGACGATCTCTCAGGTCGTCACGTCATCGTGCATACCGGGCAAAATTTCTCGCCGCGGCTGAACGATATTTTCTACGAGGAAATGGAGCTCCGTCAGCCGGACGTTCAAATTACCGCACGCAAAGAAACGGTGGGCGCGCAGCTCTCCGCCACGTTCGCCGCGGTCGAAGAGGTGCTGCTGCGCGAGCGGCCGGACCGCGTGCTGCTGCTCGGCGATACGAACAGCGCGCTGTGCGCGGTGCTCGCAGAACGGCTCGGCTATCCGGTCGTGCATATGGAAGCGGGCAACCGCTGCTTCGACCTGGCCGTGCCGGAGGAGAAAAACCGCCGCATCATCGACGCTGTATCGACCGCCAACCTACCTTACACGGAGAACAGCAAGCAAAATCTGCTGCGCGAGGGCTTCCCCGTCGCGCGAATCTTCAAGACGGGCAATCCGATCTTCGAGGTGCTCGAGCACTACAAAGCGAAAATCGACGCAAGCGACGTGCTGGAACGGCTGAAGCTGCAGCCCGGCGGCTACCTGCTGGCTACGATCCACCGCGCGGAAAACGTCGACGATCCCTCGAGGCTGCGGGAGATCGTGACCGGTCTCGGCATGGTGGCGGAGCAGCAGGGGATGCGGCTTATCTGCAGCCTGCATCCGCGGACGCGCTCGCGCCTGACGACCGACATGGCGGAGCTGATCCACCCGCTGCTCGAGTTTCACGAACCGTTCGGCTTTTTCGATTTTGTCCAGCTCGAGCGCAGCACGCGCTGCGCGCTGACCGACAGCGGCACGGTGCAGGAGGAATGCTGCATCTTCCAGGTGCCGGCCGTCACGGTGCGGCGGACGACGGAGCGGCCGGAGACGGTCGATTGCGGGAGCAATATCGTGTCGGGCGTCGAGGCGCGCGCGATCGCGAGGTCCGCGGACGCGATGATCCGTCTCGGCACGGGCTGGCAGCTGCCGGAGGGCTATGGAGACCGTCAAGTATCTGCAAAGGTGGCCAAATACGTGCTTGGAGGGATTATGGATGTATGA
- a CDS encoding glycosyltransferase family 4 protein, which yields MGGKPKLLLFSHLSGVDVMTGAEKLFLLFIRELASHFECRLVVPQEGVLAAQARAAGIGTLAMELPLSLALFSALPQVDAEVGALPSHPAWEPLVFLLLRECPDYVWTNTTVHPMPAMAATSLGIPTIWSVMETMRATPNRPQAAAIVSLYSQLIVGISDSVLEPYVESGASGKTAVLRPYVEPAAHAPERWPEIRARQRGRLGFREEDFVAGFVAATIYPNKGLLEFVHAMIPLMKQHPGVRAMIVGKSVDEPYVHLCRDLIWRQDLSSRFAWMEFRERIEEIYAPMDAVVVPSLVPEGFGMTALEGMMFGKPVVAFAAGGLREILEQAEAGAWLVPTGHAQGLTERLHMLMHNPALRQSLGAHNASVAAERFGVRQFREALGAWLVRLPPPASQQPEAPPPEIPQHGLVRGAGSGTVYLIQHGRKRPFASPKALRDHGFRFEDVRNVPDLVLDFIPDGEPLLEAHAGRRRPRRGRGRGRRRLKKRGRSRVRGTRVRASRRGGRSRRRVAARSAGRKRRRSASARKRKGR from the coding sequence GTGGGCGGAAAGCCGAAGCTGCTTCTATTCTCCCATCTAAGCGGCGTCGACGTGATGACCGGAGCGGAAAAGCTCTTCCTGCTCTTCATCCGGGAGCTCGCGTCGCACTTCGAATGCAGGCTGGTCGTGCCGCAGGAGGGGGTGCTGGCCGCGCAGGCGCGCGCCGCCGGGATCGGGACGCTTGCCATGGAGCTGCCGCTTAGCCTGGCGCTGTTCAGCGCGCTGCCCCAGGTCGACGCCGAGGTCGGCGCGCTGCCGTCGCACCCGGCATGGGAGCCGCTCGTTTTCCTGCTGCTCCGCGAGTGTCCGGATTACGTCTGGACCAACACGACCGTGCACCCGATGCCGGCGATGGCCGCGACTTCCCTCGGCATTCCGACGATCTGGTCGGTGATGGAGACGATGCGGGCCACGCCGAACCGGCCGCAGGCGGCGGCGATCGTCAGCCTCTACAGCCAGCTGATCGTCGGCATCTCCGACAGCGTGCTGGAGCCGTACGTCGAGTCGGGCGCATCAGGCAAAACGGCCGTGCTGCGTCCCTACGTCGAGCCGGCGGCGCACGCCCCGGAGCGTTGGCCGGAGATCCGCGCGCGGCAGCGCGGCAGGCTCGGCTTCCGCGAAGAAGACTTCGTGGCCGGGTTTGTCGCCGCGACGATCTACCCGAACAAGGGGCTGCTCGAATTCGTGCATGCGATGATCCCGCTGATGAAGCAGCATCCGGGCGTACGCGCGATGATCGTCGGCAAATCGGTCGACGAACCGTACGTCCATCTGTGCAGGGATTTGATCTGGCGTCAGGACCTCAGCAGCCGCTTCGCCTGGATGGAGTTTCGCGAGCGGATCGAGGAGATTTACGCTCCAATGGACGCAGTGGTCGTTCCGAGCCTGGTGCCGGAGGGCTTCGGCATGACCGCGCTCGAGGGGATGATGTTCGGCAAGCCGGTCGTCGCCTTCGCGGCGGGCGGGCTGCGCGAGATTCTCGAGCAAGCGGAGGCCGGTGCCTGGCTTGTGCCGACAGGGCATGCGCAAGGGCTGACGGAGCGGCTGCACATGCTGATGCACAATCCGGCGCTGCGGCAGTCGCTTGGCGCGCACAACGCCAGCGTCGCTGCGGAGCGCTTCGGCGTCCGGCAATTCCGCGAGGCGCTGGGCGCCTGGCTGGTCCGACTGCCGCCGCCGGCGTCGCAGCAGCCGGAAGCTCCGCCGCCCGAGATTCCGCAGCACGGCCTCGTGCGCGGCGCGGGCAGCGGCACGGTCTACTTGATTCAGCACGGGCGCAAGCGTCCCTTCGCCTCTCCGAAGGCGCTGCGGGATCACGGCTTCCGCTTCGAGGACGTACGCAACGTCCCGGATCTGGTCCTTGACTTTATCCCGGACGGCGAGCCGCTGCTCGAAGCGCATGCGGGAAGGCGCCGGCCGCGGCGGGGGCGAGGCCGGGGACGCCGCAGGCTGAAAAAGCGCGGCCGTTCGCGGGTTCGCGGGACGCGCGTCCGCGCGTCCAGGCGAGGGGGGCGCAGCCGCAGGCGTGTCGCCGCGCGAAGCGCCGGACGCAAGAGAAGAAGATCCGCATCAGCGAGGAAAAGGAAAGGAAGATGA
- a CDS encoding glycosyltransferase family 2 protein, protein MVKNRVSRGGRRAIRPRSRRSAARVRATPGYQDGYGNGYREGVQAGLASFDTLFDGTSIIIPTYNQRELLAKCMNSIVRHTEPSYEIIVIDNGSTDGTAEYLARLGGAVRYRVMERNLGFAGACNIGLMMAKGRTLMLLNNDTLVTENWLDQLLACLNSDPGIGMVGPVTNFISGEQQIPVPYTDIDDMQSFASNFNRLDPTRWQDTDRLVGFCVLMRRETFLKIGYLDEGFELGNFEDDDWDIRVRLLGQRLVIAGDTFIHHFGSVSIRALGDGFLRIHTANERYYLDKWRGWQQYAGIVASTSAADERAEALGISELFPNGVAVRAADADVYWVEGGLRRLVTGVLPFEAVKLSRIDMRRWPVGDPIEAAEAAFRWHGKDAEPVDGRACAVALLPDGTAYHLEGDMARRVLGPAALKSWNLHLKPMAEVSEGALAGWRRGAPIIALPKLLQAL, encoded by the coding sequence ATGGTTAAAAATCGGGTCTCTCGCGGAGGCAGGCGCGCCATTCGGCCGCGATCCCGGCGCAGCGCAGCACGCGTCCGGGCCACTCCGGGCTATCAGGACGGTTACGGCAACGGATATCGCGAAGGCGTACAGGCGGGACTTGCGAGCTTCGACACGCTTTTCGACGGCACGAGTATTATCATTCCTACCTATAATCAACGGGAGCTGCTCGCGAAGTGCATGAACAGCATCGTGCGGCATACGGAGCCTTCCTACGAAATCATCGTCATCGACAACGGCTCGACCGACGGGACTGCCGAATATTTGGCGAGACTCGGCGGGGCCGTGCGGTACCGGGTTATGGAACGTAATTTGGGCTTTGCCGGCGCCTGCAATATCGGACTCATGATGGCAAAGGGACGGACGTTGATGCTGCTGAACAACGACACCCTCGTCACTGAAAACTGGCTGGATCAATTGCTCGCATGTCTGAACAGCGATCCTGGGATCGGCATGGTGGGGCCGGTGACGAACTTCATTAGCGGCGAACAACAGATTCCGGTTCCGTATACGGATATCGACGACATGCAGTCGTTCGCGTCAAACTTCAACCGTCTCGACCCCACTCGTTGGCAGGATACGGACCGGCTCGTCGGCTTCTGCGTGCTGATGCGGCGGGAGACGTTTCTGAAAATCGGCTATCTGGACGAAGGCTTCGAGCTCGGCAACTTCGAGGACGACGACTGGGACATTCGCGTGCGGCTGCTCGGCCAACGTCTCGTGATCGCGGGCGACACGTTCATCCACCACTTCGGAAGCGTCAGCATCCGGGCGCTGGGCGACGGGTTCCTCCGCATTCATACGGCAAACGAGCGCTACTATCTAGATAAATGGCGGGGCTGGCAGCAGTACGCGGGCATCGTCGCTTCCACGTCTGCAGCGGATGAGCGCGCGGAGGCGCTGGGGATCAGCGAGCTGTTTCCAAATGGCGTCGCCGTTCGGGCTGCGGATGCCGACGTCTATTGGGTGGAAGGCGGCTTGCGCAGGCTCGTCACGGGCGTACTGCCGTTCGAGGCCGTCAAGCTCTCGCGCATCGATATGCGCCGATGGCCCGTCGGGGACCCGATCGAAGCGGCGGAGGCGGCTTTCCGCTGGCACGGCAAGGACGCCGAGCCGGTAGACGGACGGGCGTGCGCCGTCGCGCTGCTGCCGGACGGGACCGCCTATCATCTGGAGGGCGATATGGCCCGGCGCGTGCTCGGTCCCGCCGCGCTCAAGAGCTGGAATCTTCACCTTAAGCCGATGGCGGAGGTATCGGAGGGCGCGCTTGCCGGATGGCGCAGAGGCGCGCCGATCATCGCGCTGCCGAAGCTGCTTCAAGCGTTGTAA